The Streptomyces sp. 11x1 genomic sequence CCCCCCGCGAAGCCTTCCGGCCCTTGGCCGCGCCATCATCAACTTCCTCACCGGATCCCGACGGGCCTGGACCGAGGAAGAGCTGATCGAGGCGTTCAGACCGCCGGGCCTGAACGAGGACAGCTCCTCTTTTGAAGGCGTCGCGCACACCCTCTACACCTTCCGGTCGATCGGGATGCTCTGCAGTGACACGGACGGTGTGATCACCGTGAGCGACAGCGTCGCTGTCCGGGGAGGCACACTGTCGCCTGTGGCGTTCCGCCGCGCGCTTCAAAGGCATGCCCTCGATCTGGACCGCGACGGTGACCCGTGGCAGACGGGCCCGGGGGAGAGCCTCACCGGTGGGGCGCGTGATCTGCTGAGGGCGATGTCGTGGTTCCTTGCGCAGGATGCGCTCGGGCGTCCCCTGGCGTGGACCAGCGGCGTTCAGGCCCTCCAGCAGGCGCAGTTCCCGGACCTGGACAATGACACCTGGGGCATCACCAACGACACGCGATGGGGTGCAGTCACCCGATGGGGACCGGCACTTGGCCTCACGGCGCCTTCGCTTGTGCAAGCCAGATCGGGACTTGTGCCCCTCCCCGTCGTGGCGATCAACGACGTCTTGGACGAACTGCCTGCCGGACAGGTGCCCATCGGTGACTTCCTGGGCCAGCTGGCGACCAAACTGCCTGTGCTGCATGGCGGTCTGGTCCGCGCCTCCCTCGTGGCGTCCCTTCCCGACGGAGACCCTGACCCGGGCATCGCGCAAGATTGCGCCGACAGTTCGGTAGGTCAGGCACTGCGCATCCTGCAGGACCGCGGCCGGCTTGTCTTCGACACCCTGCCGGACGCCGACGGCATTCGGCTGTCGCGATTCGACAGCCAACGTCAAACGCACGTCACGCTGGTTCAAGGAGGAAAGCGATGACTTGGCGGGGCACTCTTCCTGCCGCCTGCTGGGAGGCCCGCGAGGCCCCGGCCATCATTCCGGTTGAGGCAGAGAGCACTTCTAACGGGGTGTTCCTCGCCACGCACAGCTCGATCCCGATCCTCCTGCGCGACCAGGTGGACAGCGCGATAGGCGGCACCGTCGTCGACGAGCACAGCCTGCGGCGCGCCGTCGAGGAACTGCCAGCGGACCAGCCCATCATCCCCATCCTCGGGAAGTCGGGCACAGGGAAGTCGCACCTGATCCGCTGGCTTCGCATCAACCTGAAGCCCAACGACGCGACGCGGCTGATCTTTGTCCCCAAACACCGCATGTCGCTGCGCGGGATCCTCGAACTCATCCTGGAACACGCCACCAGCGAACGCGCCGAGGAGTTGCGTGCCAAGGTTGCCGCTGCTTCGGATGCTGCCGCGGACGAAACCACAGCACAGCTTCGCCTGCGCAACGAGTTGGCTGTCCTGGTCGAGACCCGCGGAGCAGATAAAGACGGCACGCCCGAGGAGAACGATCTCCGCGCCTTCCTTGCTTCTGCGGAGGGCCTGCCCGCCCTGCTGGGCGACCCCGTCTTCCGCAGGCGATTGCTCGCCGACAACGGTCCCATCGCGCGTCTGGTCCGGGAAAAGCTCTCCGGCAAGGGTTCGGAGGACAAGGAGGACGCGTTCGGTTTCAGCGCAGCAGACCTGGACCTTTCGGTCGATGATGTCAGCAAGGCCGGCGCCGACGCTGCCAGTGTCGCCAGCGCACTCGCCAGCGATGCTCCCCTGCGGGACCTGGCAGCGAAGATGCTCAACGAGCAACTCGGACCGGCGGTCAGCGAGGTCTTCGGAATCGGGGGAGACGACCTCAAGCAACTCCTCGTCGAACTACGCCTCGACCTGCACAAGCAGGGGCTGGAACTCCTCCTCCTGATCGAGGACTTTTCGATCTTCCAAGGCATCCAGGGCGGTCTTATCGACGCGATCACTTTGCTGCCCACCGAGACGCTTGCCCTGTGCCCGATGCGTGTCGTCATGGCCGTCACCACTGGTTACTTCGTCAACCAGATGCCGGAGACGGTGTACACGCGGACCTACAAGGTCTTCGATCTCGAACTCCCCGCGGACAAGACAGCCCCGTTCGACCCCGCAGGGTTCGCCGCCCGGTACCTAAACGCGGTACGCGTCGGCTCCAAAGAGATCGACAGGCACCGCACGGACGAACGCCCGGAGCCCAACCACTGTCTGCAATGCCCCGTCCGGGACAAGTGCCACCAGGCGTTCGGGGAGGTTGAAGGCGTCGGTCTGTTCCCGTTCAGCAGGACGGCACTCGACCGGGCCATCCGCAGCCAGTCCAAGGGTGATGCCTTTGTCGCGCGCGACGTGCTGACCCGCGTCCTGCGCCCCGTCCTCCACCGTGACCAGACCGAACTCGACGAAGGCCGTTTTCCCAGCGCCGGATTCGAGAACGACTTCCACATCGGCGCGCTGGACATCCTCGACAACGTCGAGGACCACGTCCGGCTGCGCACGCCAGGTGACCCCGCACTCTCCGAGCGCCGCGTCCGGATGGTCCGCTTTTGGGGGACAGGCCACGGACCGCAGAACCTTCACCCGGCGATCCACGAAGCATTCGCCGTCCCGCCCCTGCCTGACCTCACTACAGAGCAGCAGACTCTCCCGCATCAGTCGTCACGGCAGAAGCCCAGCCTGCCCGTGGATAAAACGCGTCAGGCATCCGTTGTGGCGGACCCGCCTCCCCCGCCGCCCCCGTCCCCGGCGGCTTCGAAGCCGCCTTTGGTCCAGGCGGTCGACGAATGGCACAACAGCGGCAAGCTTCTTCAGAGCCACCGCAACGAACTCCGGAAGATCGTGCACACTGCCGTCATCGGCTGTCTGGGACTCGAAGACGGATACGGAGGCGACAGCGGAGACTGGACCAAGGGAAGGGCGGAACTCGCGCCGAGCTTTGATGCGAACACCTCGATCGCGCTGGACGGCAGTGGCCTGCAGACCGCGCTGATCTCGATCGACCACCGCAATGTGGAGGACGTCCGCGTTCTTCGTGCCCTCGCCTGGGTGAACGCGAAGGAGTCCTGGGAGAACGTGGAACAGGGCGATGCACTGCAGAGCCTGTGCGTGAACAAGGTCCAGGAATGGGCGGACAGCGTGTCCGCTTTCCTCCTTCCTCCGCAAGGTGACGACGCCGAACTGGCCCGGCTTGCGCACGCCCTTCTGTCCGTCAGCAGGGCCCTGGGGATCGCCGACTCGTACAAGAGCGACGCACTCAGCCGGGTTAAGGCGCTCTTCGCCAGCCCGCCGAGGCTGGCCGATGCCACGCAACGGCCCTACACGCGACGACTGCAGGACCGCTTCGCCAACGCTGACCCGAAGGCGGATCGAAACCTCCTTCAGCGGCGGCTGCTCCGCTTGACGTCCTACCGCCAAGGCACCGGCAAGCCGCTGGCCGTTGATCTGCCGCGCCTTGTGCGGGTAGTGCGCGATGACGCGGCTGCTGCGCCCTGGCCTGAGCATGTCCCCGAGCAGATCAGGAACTTGGCGGACGGTATCGAGAAGCGCGTCACCACGCTGGATCCGCTGCTCGACGAAACCCGACGGCTGGTACCCGACGTGAGCGATCTCGGCGGTGACGTCGCCGAGGTGGCCCATGCCCTGACCACCCTGCTCTCCGACCTGGCGTCGCTTGGCCAGTCAGCCAACTCGATCAACGCGCCCGCCCTCCAGGGCGCGGCGAAGTCGGTGAAAGCCGGTGATCTGAAGAAGGTGAGGGACCTGAGTGAGGGCCTTGACGCCTGGCCCACCCTCACCGCCGATCAGCGCCTGCGCCTGGTGACTTTGGATGAAGGGCCGGCCCTGCGCATCCGAGCCTGGCTCGACCCTGCGCTGGACGCCGTGAAGGTACTGGAGCAAAAGCTCCAGGCCGGACCTGCCTCGGAAGCTCGCCGTGAGTACGACGAGACCCTCGAGAGGCTCGTTACCGGGCTGGAGACCTTGAGCCGTGAGGTCATGGACGTGGCCGGACCCGAGGGGGACGTATGACGCTCGTCGAACAAGTTCAGCGTCTGCGTGTGGCAGCAGTCGCTGCCCACGACGAGGACAAGATCAAGCGGCGTACCGGCGAGCTGGCTGGGCAGGCCGAGAGCGTTGAGACTCTCATTGCGACGATCCAGCGCCTCAGAAAGGGCGTGGCTGCACTGCGCGCAGCCCACGCAGCCTTGGACGCAGACCTCGCTCCGCAGGCCGCCCAACTGGCCGCGGCCCTGCACGCGCTCGCTGAATCGCTGCCCGGTCAGGACGCCGATACCCCATCGCAAGCACTGAAGGCGCAAGTCAAAGCAGCCGATGGTTTCGTGAAGGGACTCCGCGGGTCCGTCGAGCAGGCATGGACTGCTGAACGCAACCGTGAAGTACCGGTGATCAATGAGGATCTCGTCGCTACGCTGGGCAAGAGCGGAATCGACGTGGAGGAGATCCGCATCAAGATCGAGAAGGCGCATGGCGTGCTCAATGTCCTGAAAAACCGCGCCGTCCCCGAGTTGGGCGACGTCGCCAGGCTGGCCGCGGCGCTGGAGAGCCTCCAGGCATGCGGCAAGCAGATCTCCGAACTCGTTGACCCGGTCCTCGCCCGAGTGATCACCGGTGCCCAGGAAGCAGCCGGGGCGCCCTTGAACTCCTTTACCCCCGAGGTTCTTGCCGGGCTGTCAAGGCTGGGAATCCTGGACCGCTTCTGGGTGAGGCTGCGGTGACTCCTGAAACCGAGAGTGAAATCCTCGACGTTCTCGAAGCACATGAGGACCCCCTGCTGTCCTGGGGCGTTGTCGACGGCGGATTCACCGACGACGAACTCCACACCCATATCGATGACATCCTCATGAAGTGCGGCGAACTCGACACCGCCCAAGAGGCAATCGAGGACCTCGAGGACAAGGGCCTGATCATCCGTGATGATTCGGTCACGCCGTCACGGTGGCGTACCCGTAACGGCGAGACGCTGCGTCTGCTGGCCCGACTGCGCCAGATCTTCCCCTCCGGCGACCCGGCGACGGCCTGGCGCCAAGGTGCCGCTCTCGTCTCGGACTTCCGCTACGCACGGCGCCCCCGTGCCTACCCCCGGCGCGACCAGGCCAGACACGCAGTCATCGACGGCACCGATGCGCTCCACGACCTCTACCGCCAGGTCATCGATGCCATGACCCGGCGAGGGCCCAAACACGCCGACCTCAGCGGGTTCCAGGTCCGCGCCAGCCGTCAGATCTTCACGGCCCTGCAGTCCAACATCACCACCGCCACAGTCGTGGGTGCCGGCACGGGAAGCGGCAAGACACTCGCCTTCTACCTGCCGGCCTTCGCCTACCTGACGGGACTCAAGGACAAGTCGGCATGGACGCGCGCGCTGGCCGTCTACCCGCGCAATGAACTCCTCAAGGACCAACTCAACACCGCTTTTGCGAACGCCCGGCGACTCGACCACCTGTGGACGAAGACCAACGGCCGGCCCATGACCATCGGGGTGCTCAACAAGGACACCCCGACCAGCATGAAAAGCCTGACAGCCTCCTACTCCGCATGGACGAAGCGGGCTGAAGGCTTTCAGTGCCCTCACTTCACCTGTCCCGGCAACGGATACACCGTGTGCGGGGGAACACTGTTTTGGTCCGAGCAGGACGCCAGGACCAGAACGGAACGCCTGACCTGCGGCACCTGCACGCGCGTGTTCGACGACTCCGTGCTGGTCCTGACCCGGCAGCGGATGAGCCAGCGGCCTCCGGACGTGCTGTTCACCACCACCGAGATGCTCAACCGCGGTCTGTCCGACCTGTCGCTGGGCAAACTGCTCGGTGTCGGCGCGGCCAAGAAACCCCGCTTGATGCTGCTCGACGAGATCCACACCTACAGCGGCACCACCGGCGCCCAGGCAGCCCTCGTCCTGCGGCGCTGGCACCACTCTCTGCGCAGTCCGGTCACCTTCGTCGGCTTGTCCGCGACGCTGTCGAACGCCGTTCGCCACATGGCCGATCTGACGGGCGTTGACGATGGACTCGTCACCAACATCGAACCGGGCGCAGACGAAATGGAGTACGAGGGCGCCGAATACATGGTCGCAGTGCGCAGCGACCCGACCAGCGGCGCCTCCGTGCTGTCCACCACCATCCAGACAGCGATGCTCCTCCCGCGCGTCCTCGACCACCCGGCAGAGCGCACATCCCAGGGACTTCTGGGCACCAAGGCGTTCGTCTTCACCGATGACCTCGATGTCACCAACCGGCTCTTCTTCTACCTCCTCGACGCGGAAGGCCAGCGCTACCGCAGCCCCCGTACCCAGCAGTTCAAAGACCCCCTGGCATCCATGCGCCGTCCCGGCCAAGACGGCCTCACCGACCAGCGGCGCGCCGGCCAGGTCTGGGACCTGCCGGTGAAACTGGGCCACGCACTCGGCCGCCCGGGCCTGAACGTGAGCCGGACCACCTCGCAGGACGCAGGAGTCGACACAGCCTCCCAACTCGTCGTCGCAACGGCCTCGCTCGAGGTCGGCTTCGACGATCCAGACGTCGGTGCCGTGCTGCAGCACAAGGCGCCCCGCGGCGTCGCCGCATTCCTGCAGCGCAAGGGCCGAGCCGGCCGAAGCCGCCGCATGCGCCCGTACACCGTAGTTGTGCTCTCCGACTACGGGCGTGACCGTGCCACCTACGAGGCTTGGGATGCACTGTTCGATCCCGTCCTGCCCGAACTGGTGCTTCCCATCCGCAACCGCGCGGTCCTCCGCATACAAGCCACCCTGGCGATGCTTGACTGGCTGGCAGAACAACTGCAACCCGTTCACCAGTACGCAAAGCTGTGGCGGGACTTGAAGGATCTCGCCGATCCGGACTACCCGGACAACCGCAAGGTTCAGCAGACTGCCGTCGCCATTCTGCGCGACCTGCTGCGCGACCCCGGCCGCCAGCGCAGCCTCCGTCTGTGGATCGAAGGCGCACTCCAGGTCCCGGAGGAGTTGGCCGCCGAGATCCTGTGGCACCCCCCTCGCCCCCTCATAATGGCGGCCGTGCCCACCCTGGCACGACGACTGGACAACGAGTGGGCCATTGCCGAGGACCACACGTACGTCAAGGGTAAGGACATGATGGGCAGAAACCCGCTGCCCGACTTCTTCCCCGAGAACCTCTTCAGCGAACTCGCACTTCCCGAAGGGTACGTGGTCATACCCCCGCAGCAGCCGTGGGAGAAGGAGCCTGAACTCCAGGCGATGGGCCTGGCTCAGATGCTGCGCGAATACGCACCTGGACGGGTGTCACGGCGCTTCGCCACCCGCAACCTCGAGCACCGGCACTGGATCCCCATTCCCTACGGGGAGCGTGAGACCGTCATGGATCTCGCCCCTGTCCTCCAGGCGCACCACCGGGAGGAGACGGCCACCGTCGAAGTCAGCGGAGTCCCCACCCCCATCCCGATCGTCCGTCCCGACAGGGTGGAACTCCAACTCGCACCGCCAGAACTCAAGGATGCTTCCAACGCGGCCCTGGTCTGGCGATCCCAGTTCCTGGAGAGGGGCCTCGGCCTGGTCGCCCGCCTTCCCCTGTCGGACCCCATCGGCGGCCTCATCGGTGAAGCGCGCTTCTTCCTTCACGCTCAAAACGCCCACGTCGAGGTCCGCCGTCTTGCAGTCCAGAGCGAGGCCAGTTTGGTCTTTGCCCGGGGCGGCGAAGCCCGCGTCAAAGCACAGTTCTCGCTCGATGACGAGCGGGTCGGTCTCGGAGCCACCTACGACGTGGACGGCCTGCGCCTGACCATCACGGTGCCAGACGTGATTACTCCACCGGGAGACCTCGACCCAGCCCTGCGCAGCGCCTGGTTCCAGCACGTTTTGACGAATGACCCCGAACTGCTGGAACAGATGAACAAGTTCCAGTTGGAATGGCTGCACCAGACCATCGAGTGCATGCTGCTGATGTCCGCCGTGACCGACGGCACGCCGCTTCCCCACGCCTACGAGACGGTGCGGGACACCTTCGCTGACCGACTGACGGACACCCTGAGGGCAATGTTCCGCAGTTCGGACGTCGAGGAGAGCGAGTCCGCCACACTCGGTCGAGTGGGTGAGCGACTGCGCCAACTCCTCGCCGACAAAGACATCGTCGCCCGCTTGGACCACCTTACGGATCAGGTCTGGAACCCTGATCCTGCACAGTTCCAGGCCTGGCTGCGCCAGCGTGTCCTCGCCACGCTTGGACAGGCGGCCCTGTGGGCCGCCCGGGAGATCTGTCCCGAGCACGACCCTGAAGGCATCATCGTCGACGTAGAGCCCGGCTACGCTGCCGACGGCACATGGCGCCGCGGCCAGGTCTGGCTCACCGAAGCCTCGATCGGCGGCGGCGGAATCATCGAAGCGCTGGCAACGCGCGTCCGCCCCGATCCGCGGCGGTTCCTGCGGCTGATCATGAGAGCCGTCCAGCCCTCCACCAGCGAACTGGTCGACGCGCACATGCGGCGGATCGTGCGCTACACCACTGAGCGCAGCGACTGGCTCGACCTCGTTGCGCAGTACCGAAGTTCGGCGACGCAGGCAGACCGTGTGAAAAACCTCGACCGCATACGGGCGCAGTTGCGCGCCTCAGGCATCCATGGTGCGGAACAGGCTGTCGTCTCGAGCCTGGCAAACCGCCTGCTCCGGCCCGGATCGACCGCACAGACGGACCAGGCACTTCACACCCTTATCGACGAGTGGGAGATCCAAGAGCAGCGTCTGGGCCTTGAAATCTCGCCGCGTACCTGGGCTTATCTGATGCGTCATAGGTACGACTTGGACGCCGGACTGAACCTGTCCGCGAACTCCTCAGACCGCCAACGTATCGACGCCATCCAAAGCGCACTGTGGCCACGCGGATGGGCCATACGCTCCGGAGCTCTGCAGTCGTGGAACCCCTACTTCGACAATTGGCCGGCTGCACCCGATCTGCTTCGGGGGCTGTTCACGTCCACAGACGACCTCATCAGTGTGACAGATCCCGACGCGGACAACCTGGTGCGCACACGCCTGGCCCAACAGGGATCCGCCCAACTCATCGCACTCCCCGAGGACGTAACCGTTTTGGCGGGCATGCTGGTGGATCTGTCGATCCGCGCCATCGAAACGGACTTCCTCCAGGTGTTCCCACGAGTCGTCGAGATCGACCACCGCTCCGAGGGCAGCGTCGTGGCCACCCTCGAACTTGCCGAGGTGTCCGCATGAGAAGGATCACCACCGTCGGGGCCGGCGAGACCCGACAGCTCACCGATCTGCTGCAGAACCTTCTGGTGGCCGAGTTGCTGGCTCCGTCAAGTCGCCTGTGGGTACTGTCCCCGTGGATTTCCGACATTGCCGTCATCGACAATGCAGCCGGACAGTTCAAGAGCGTGCTCCCCGCCTTGCCGGCCCGGCCCATCCGGCTGACGGAAGTACTCATCGAACTCGCCCGCCGTGGCTCGGACGTCCGAGTGATCATGCGCGACGATCCACGCAACGCCATCACAGGACAACGCCTCAACGACCTCGCCCCGGTGGGGCCACGGCCGACCCTACTCATCCGGAACACACTGCACGACAAAGGCATGGTGAGCGATAGATTCCACGTTCACGGCTCGATGAACTTCACCTTCTTCGGCCAGAAAGTGAACCAGGAAGGCGTCACCGTCGTATCCGACCCCGACCAGATCGCCCGCGCCTGGGTCGAATACCAGAACAGGTACCAATTGCCATGAGCATCGACTTCAAGGAATTCTTCGGTCCAGGCAACGACATCACGCCCACACGGGTAGAACCGAACCTGCAACTCATCCTCGAGAACTTCATGGCAGGCATCCAGCAGCGCCAGATCGGATTCCTGCCGCGAAGCTCCGGCGGCCGTCTGTGGTGGTACGGCTTTGCGCCCACCGCACGCCAGCAACGCGAGACACTCGCCATCCTCGACAGCTGGATCGGCCCCACTTTCAGCGACCTGCCCCGCCACCGTGGTGCCCTCAACCCGGCTGATCCGTTCGATGCCGCACTGGCAAAGGCAACTGTCAAGCCACTACGCTTTGAGGTGCTGCCCCGCCCGACAGCGGATTCGGAGGATTGGAAACGCGCGCGAGGCCAGGTACGCGACGCCCTGCTGGTTCTCAGTAAACTCCTCAACGGTCGGCCGCCCTCGGAGTTCGACGCCCCCCGAACTACCGTCGAGGTCCTCGACGACCTCGGACACGCCATCGCTGCCCGCGACCGTACGGTCGCCTTGGCCTGCCTGCGCGAACTTGAGGCGACCGCCGATCTCGACCGGTCGAACCTGGCCTTCCTGCGACTGCGGTTGTTCGCTGGACTCGAGGACTGGAAGGCCGTTCTCGGGGACCGGGATCTCGACCACGTCCTCGCCATGCGTCGCCCCTTGAGCGTCACTCAAGTGATCCAGCAGGCGGTCTACGCCAGATGGTTCGCCCCGCACGACGCAGCAGGCAAAGAGGAGGAACTACTCGGTGCCGTTGCCGCGCTCCCCGCGGCATTGCGGCCGCTGTTCTCGGGCACACCGACAACGAGTCGGGCGCAGGCTGTCGTGGAGTTCCTCATCGCGGTCCAAGGAGACGCGGGAGACGACACACTCAACCGACTCCTCGACGAAGCCGGCACGATCGAACCCGGCCTCCCCGCCCACCTGCGCAATGTGCTGCACCTG encodes the following:
- the dpdJ gene encoding protein DpdJ, yielding MTPETESEILDVLEAHEDPLLSWGVVDGGFTDDELHTHIDDILMKCGELDTAQEAIEDLEDKGLIIRDDSVTPSRWRTRNGETLRLLARLRQIFPSGDPATAWRQGAALVSDFRYARRPRAYPRRDQARHAVIDGTDALHDLYRQVIDAMTRRGPKHADLSGFQVRASRQIFTALQSNITTATVVGAGTGSGKTLAFYLPAFAYLTGLKDKSAWTRALAVYPRNELLKDQLNTAFANARRLDHLWTKTNGRPMTIGVLNKDTPTSMKSLTASYSAWTKRAEGFQCPHFTCPGNGYTVCGGTLFWSEQDARTRTERLTCGTCTRVFDDSVLVLTRQRMSQRPPDVLFTTTEMLNRGLSDLSLGKLLGVGAAKKPRLMLLDEIHTYSGTTGAQAALVLRRWHHSLRSPVTFVGLSATLSNAVRHMADLTGVDDGLVTNIEPGADEMEYEGAEYMVAVRSDPTSGASVLSTTIQTAMLLPRVLDHPAERTSQGLLGTKAFVFTDDLDVTNRLFFYLLDAEGQRYRSPRTQQFKDPLASMRRPGQDGLTDQRRAGQVWDLPVKLGHALGRPGLNVSRTTSQDAGVDTASQLVVATASLEVGFDDPDVGAVLQHKAPRGVAAFLQRKGRAGRSRRMRPYTVVVLSDYGRDRATYEAWDALFDPVLPELVLPIRNRAVLRIQATLAMLDWLAEQLQPVHQYAKLWRDLKDLADPDYPDNRKVQQTAVAILRDLLRDPGRQRSLRLWIEGALQVPEELAAEILWHPPRPLIMAAVPTLARRLDNEWAIAEDHTYVKGKDMMGRNPLPDFFPENLFSELALPEGYVVIPPQQPWEKEPELQAMGLAQMLREYAPGRVSRRFATRNLEHRHWIPIPYGERETVMDLAPVLQAHHREETATVEVSGVPTPIPIVRPDRVELQLAPPELKDASNAALVWRSQFLERGLGLVARLPLSDPIGGLIGEARFFLHAQNAHVEVRRLAVQSEASLVFARGGEARVKAQFSLDDERVGLGATYDVDGLRLTITVPDVITPPGDLDPALRSAWFQHVLTNDPELLEQMNKFQLEWLHQTIECMLLMSAVTDGTPLPHAYETVRDTFADRLTDTLRAMFRSSDVEESESATLGRVGERLRQLLADKDIVARLDHLTDQVWNPDPAQFQAWLRQRVLATLGQAALWAAREICPEHDPEGIIVDVEPGYAADGTWRRGQVWLTEASIGGGGIIEALATRVRPDPRRFLRLIMRAVQPSTSELVDAHMRRIVRYTTERSDWLDLVAQYRSSATQADRVKNLDRIRAQLRASGIHGAEQAVVSSLANRLLRPGSTAQTDQALHTLIDEWEIQEQRLGLEISPRTWAYLMRHRYDLDAGLNLSANSSDRQRIDAIQSALWPRGWAIRSGALQSWNPYFDNWPAAPDLLRGLFTSTDDLISVTDPDADNLVRTRLAQQGSAQLIALPEDVTVLAGMLVDLSIRAIETDFLQVFPRVVEIDHRSEGSVVATLELAEVSA
- the dpdH gene encoding protein DpdH — encoded protein: MTWRGTLPAACWEAREAPAIIPVEAESTSNGVFLATHSSIPILLRDQVDSAIGGTVVDEHSLRRAVEELPADQPIIPILGKSGTGKSHLIRWLRINLKPNDATRLIFVPKHRMSLRGILELILEHATSERAEELRAKVAAASDAAADETTAQLRLRNELAVLVETRGADKDGTPEENDLRAFLASAEGLPALLGDPVFRRRLLADNGPIARLVREKLSGKGSEDKEDAFGFSAADLDLSVDDVSKAGADAASVASALASDAPLRDLAAKMLNEQLGPAVSEVFGIGGDDLKQLLVELRLDLHKQGLELLLLIEDFSIFQGIQGGLIDAITLLPTETLALCPMRVVMAVTTGYFVNQMPETVYTRTYKVFDLELPADKTAPFDPAGFAARYLNAVRVGSKEIDRHRTDERPEPNHCLQCPVRDKCHQAFGEVEGVGLFPFSRTALDRAIRSQSKGDAFVARDVLTRVLRPVLHRDQTELDEGRFPSAGFENDFHIGALDILDNVEDHVRLRTPGDPALSERRVRMVRFWGTGHGPQNLHPAIHEAFAVPPLPDLTTEQQTLPHQSSRQKPSLPVDKTRQASVVADPPPPPPPSPAASKPPLVQAVDEWHNSGKLLQSHRNELRKIVHTAVIGCLGLEDGYGGDSGDWTKGRAELAPSFDANTSIALDGSGLQTALISIDHRNVEDVRVLRALAWVNAKESWENVEQGDALQSLCVNKVQEWADSVSAFLLPPQGDDAELARLAHALLSVSRALGIADSYKSDALSRVKALFASPPRLADATQRPYTRRLQDRFANADPKADRNLLQRRLLRLTSYRQGTGKPLAVDLPRLVRVVRDDAAAAPWPEHVPEQIRNLADGIEKRVTTLDPLLDETRRLVPDVSDLGGDVAEVAHALTTLLSDLASLGQSANSINAPALQGAAKSVKAGDLKKVRDLSEGLDAWPTLTADQRLRLVTLDEGPALRIRAWLDPALDAVKVLEQKLQAGPASEARREYDETLERLVTGLETLSREVMDVAGPEGDV
- the dpdG gene encoding protein DpdG, which encodes MAVLNPPRSLPALGRAIINFLTGSRRAWTEEELIEAFRPPGLNEDSSSFEGVAHTLYTFRSIGMLCSDTDGVITVSDSVAVRGGTLSPVAFRRALQRHALDLDRDGDPWQTGPGESLTGGARDLLRAMSWFLAQDALGRPLAWTSGVQALQQAQFPDLDNDTWGITNDTRWGAVTRWGPALGLTAPSLVQARSGLVPLPVVAINDVLDELPAGQVPIGDFLGQLATKLPVLHGGLVRASLVASLPDGDPDPGIAQDCADSSVGQALRILQDRGRLVFDTLPDADGIRLSRFDSQRQTHVTLVQGGKR
- the dpdK gene encoding phospholipase D-like domain-containing protein DpdK; the protein is MRRITTVGAGETRQLTDLLQNLLVAELLAPSSRLWVLSPWISDIAVIDNAAGQFKSVLPALPARPIRLTEVLIELARRGSDVRVIMRDDPRNAITGQRLNDLAPVGPRPTLLIRNTLHDKGMVSDRFHVHGSMNFTFFGQKVNQEGVTVVSDPDQIARAWVEYQNRYQLP